In Trichomycterus rosablanca isolate fTriRos1 chromosome 2, fTriRos1.hap1, whole genome shotgun sequence, the genomic window ACCTGGATAACAAACAAAGCAGAAATACATGTATTTTCTGTAATGTTTCACTGTGTCTAACACAACAGCAACATAAATCTTTAACCTATTTCTGAAGAAACACCTGTTTAATGTTAATATAtaggtttaaatgaaataaatatacaaGTATTCAAcattcaagattttttattCAAGaacaaatgttaataaataaaataaataaatacaaaaataaataacacataggtaaaaatacataaaaatacataaatatataaataaataaactctttTTAGCCTAGGTCTAAATCTGAACTGTTCAGATATATTAAGGAAGACTTTGGCTTTGGTCTTCTTCCCTCttattttttgctttgtagAAAACTGTGAAGCTTCCTCAGACCATAATGAACTTCATTTCTCACTATCTCCCAAGCGCACTCACTGAGCTCCTGCACAAAAACATGTACACATACATGTTAAACTGATTAATTACACCACATTATTAAGATTATACACCGTGATTaagattattcattatttattattcatttccaGTCACTGACCTTCATCCTCAGTCGATCCTCCAGCTCTTCAAAATAAGACTTCAGTTTAGCAGAGCTCCTGTTGGTCAGATCAGTCTGGGACGCTTCTTTTCCAACCTTAAAAGAATAACATATGTTTTAACAGacttaataatttaatagtaCATTTAATTTGCTCACATCTCATTCTAAATAATCAAACTGCaaacaaataattacatttctGTCATTGAAATTCCAGTTTAAGCATCTCTGACTTACACATTCCTGCAGTTTTTCGACTTGTCTAAAAACGATGTTCTTGAAAAGTCCCAGTTTCTCTGGATTCCATGAGACGGGTTTTTGgtcatttttaaagattttgtcaACCCCTTTCAGCATTTCAAGAGCCAGCACAGCCAGGTCTTCGCTCTGCAAGGCAAGAAGAAACTGTCATTGTTCTGTTACTATTAGCATTACTATTAAATTTGAAATTTGAAGTGTTACCTTTACTTAAGGAACTAAATGTCTGACTCTCAATACATCTTATTATAAAAAATCCTACTGCATTAATTTACGATGCTGAGATTTGCAGCAGTACACCAGCACTAGACATCCAACGAACAACTTCAAATCCACAGGTATTTGAAATAAAAATCCACCTAAAAGTATTTATAATGCAAATCCAAAAGAGCCTTAAACGGTAATGAATTTGGGTGTTGGTCATGAGAAACGCCGTCCACAGGCTCTGTTGATTTCTCCCACTACTACCCTCCTAACAGTGCTTTCAtttgcacactttttttttttctaaaaacagCAACACACACTATAGCTACATAAGGAATTATCCATATAAAAAGAACTACGATGAGATTTTGACCCTTAAAGTCAAGTTTTAATTTAAAGATAACCAACCACTAAGCTGCCCAGTGTGGCTTTACCAAAATGAAATTGTTTTAAAGTGGACTTATATACATATCAGGATATAGTCTAAACAGTTATTGGAAAGAAACAATGGTATGAGTACATGTCTA contains:
- the LOC134301672 gene encoding interferon alpha-17-like, which codes for MHTLKCLLLMMVMSAYNAAVLPVCRWTQFRLPELNEESITLLESMGDLMPLKCLGKGGRSFPDDVFTKAQSEDLAVLALEMLKGVDKIFKNDQKPVSWNPEKLGLFKNIVFRQVEKLQECVGKEASQTDLTNRSSAKLKSYFEELEDRLRMKELSECAWEIVRNEVHYGLRKLHSFLQSKK